From the genome of Mauremys reevesii isolate NIE-2019 linkage group 24, ASM1616193v1, whole genome shotgun sequence:
GCTCTTGCCAAACTAGAGTTCAGGTTGAGCCAAGCGCCCGCATTAAGAGCGGATGGTTCGAAGCGCTCTAAAATCCACGCGCAAATTCAGATCGTCCCCAAACCTGCTGTGCCTCGTGGCGTCCTGGGGTGGGGCGAGTGGGGCAAATTTGGAGTCATTTGGCCCACGGGTTCCAGACTGGGGGTGTCCAGCATCCGGGGCGCTGCTGGGGGACAACTGACCTGATGGCTTAGCTcagcggtgggcaaactttttggcccgagggccacatctgggtatggaaattgtctggcgggccatgaatgctcacgaaactgggggttggggcatcagagggggtgagggctctggggtggggccagaaatgaggagttcagggtgcgggagggggctctgggctgggacatggggttggggagcaggaaggggtgcaggctctggctgggggtgcaggctccggggtggggctgaggatgaggggttgagggtgctccgggctgggaccgaggggttcggagggcaggagggggatcagggctagggcagggggttggggcgtgggagggggtcagaggtgcaggctcaagcagctcctggaagcagcggccatgtctcccctccagctcctacgcggaGGCGCGGCCAgacggctctgcatgctgccccatccgcatgctgcccctgcagctcccattgaccatggttcctggccaatgggaactgcgggggccGCGCTTGGGATGGGGGCAACGTGTggaaccccctggctgcccctacacatggGAGCCGGAGTGGGgtcatgccgctgcttccgggagctgtgcggagccacAGCACACggggagcggggcaagcccccaatcccgctccccggcaggagctcgaGCACCGGATTAAAACGTCTCAagggccggatgcagcccccgggccgtcatttgcccacccctggcttagCGGCACGACTAGCAGGCCTTGAACTGAGTCCTCCCCAGGGCAGGTTTCTGATGGTGGCTGCTGAGCAGAGCCAATACCAGGTTAGCCCGCCTCCATgttatgggggtgcaggggcagggccgccTCAATGCCGCACAAACCCAACTAAttctcagcccagcccagcccagccccggagAGACGCTGCAGACAAGCTGTCTCCTCTCTGCCCGGCCCCAAGGGGGCTCCGTGCCTCGCAGCTCCGGAGAACGGAAAGGCTGGGAACTTCCCCGGAGCAGTGTCGCCCCGAGGGCTGGGGCTTACCTTGAGGGAGCTGGCcctgtcctggctgctgggggcaggggaggtcgGCGTGCACCGCGACAGGGTGTGGTAGCTTGGATTGGAGTAGTAGTGGGTGTAGCTGGGTGGGACGTCTGGtcagacagagaaagagagagacagagttaGGCCAAAGTCCCTGGGAGTCCTGTCCCCTCGCTGTCCCCAGGGGGTGTGCAGGGCCGTGGGCCTCTCCCCCTCCCGGGCCGGGCTCCGGCTGGATTCCCCATGCTAAGCCTAGGGCAGCTGGGATCAGTACTTCGGTGGGAGACTCCCGAGAGTGGGGTGGGCGGACTCTGCCGGGCTTGCTGGAGGTGCCGTGCTAACGGGAGCAGGGGGGTGACTTAGAGAGCGGAGCCCCCCCCACTGAGCGCCCTATGCCCTCACCTGGCACCGCGTACTCCGAGCTGTCCGTCCGCCCCGTGGTGTAGGCCACGGCCAGGTGTCTGTTCTCTTTGCCCTTCTGCCAGTGCCGGTAGCACAGGAAAAACACCAGCAGCGCCACAAGCAGGATCACCAGGATGATGATGCCAATGATCGCCCCCAGGGAGCTGTACCCCACCGGCACGGCTGGCACCATGGTGAAGGGGTGATCGGGGCTCCCTGCACGCCCGGAGGAATCATTAGACCTtctgcccagagctggggacagaacccaagagtcctggctccctgccctacccccctccgctctaaccactagaccccactcccctcccggagctggggacagaacccaggagtcctggctccctgccgtaCCCcctccgctctaaccactagaccccgctcccctcccggagctggggacagaacccaggagtcctggctccctgccctccccccctccgctctaaccactagaccccgcttccctcccagagctggggacagaacccaggagtcctggctccctgccctaccccctccgctctaaccactagaccccgctcccctcccggagctggagacagaacccaggagtcctggctcccagcccctgcatccctgctctaaccactagaccccgctcccctcccagagttggggacagaacccaggagtcctggctccctgcccccccgctctaaccctccaggccccctcccctcagagctggggccagaacccaggagttctggctccctgccctacccccctccgctctaaccactagaccccactcccctcccagagctggggacagaacccaggagtcctggctcccagcccctgccctcctgctctaaccactagaccccgctcccctcccggagctggggccagaacccaggagtcctcgctcccagccccctgcatggTCTCACTCACATTTCTCACACTGGGCCCCGCTCCTGCCCGGCTCGCACTGGCAGCTCCCTGTCACGTGGTGGCAGGTGGAGTTGTGGAGGCACTCACAGACCTGGAGACACCTGGGTCCAAAGGTGCCAGGGGAACACTCTGCCAGGGGCGCACAAGGGCCAAGGTTAGAATCCGTGGGGTGAAgggggctggcaggcaggggaAGGCCAGTCCCAGGGAGCGGCTTGGAGCCATACAGCTCCGCATCCGACCGCCTGACTGCCGAGGGAGACCGATGGTCGGTATAACCCAAtactagagctggctgggaaaccaTTTGTGTTCCagcaaaatgttttggtgaaCGACAAACAAGCAAAATGTTGGAAGATAAATTTTGACCCAAAGTTTCCGGGTTTTCATCCAAACCCTGAAAACCCCAAAACGCTGTGGCTGAAAAGTTATATTTTTTGAGTGTCAACGGTCAGAAACAAAGTGGAAAATATTCGGGTTTTTGGCCAACATTTTCGGGGGAGTTCAGTTGccaaaaacccaatttttttccagatttctgTTTTTCCAGTGAAAACCCAGAAAATTTAACCAAAATCAGACATTCCCCAGGGAAATTTCGGTTTTAACCCAAAAACCTATTTTTTGTCCAAAACTTGTCGATCAGCTTCCCTCAAGACCCGCCCAGAAGTCCTGTGTGGGTGCGATGCTCCCCTCTGCCAGCAGTGGGCGCTGCCGGTGGCTCCTCAATGTGGTCTTGGGGCCGTCATGCAGCCCTGTGCCTTCCCCAGGGCGTTCCCCTGGCTCGGCCAGGGCGGGCTCTGCGACTTACTGGTTTCACAGTGGGCGCCGGTGTACCCGGAGGAGCACAGACATCTCCCGGTCACCGGGTCACACTGAGCCATGTTCTGGCACTGGCATGCCTGGGCACAGTTCTCCCCGTAGCTCCCCGGGGGGCAGCCTACAGAAAAGAAACCAAGTGGGTGAGGTCTGCGTGGGGAAGGAGACGTGTGATGCCCGGGCCCCTGCCTGGCACAGCCCGTACCTTCCGAGCAGTGTCTGCCGGTCAAGCCGGCCGGACAAGAGCAGGTCCCATCCACGGTGCTGCACCGGCCTCCGTTTGGGCACTGGCAGGTGTAGCCGCAGGCCTTTCCCCACGTGCCGGGCGGGCAGGCTGCGGAGAAGAGGAGACGTCCGTCAGTCCCACTATGCACCCGGCTCTgaaagctgctctccccagacctCTTCCCTGATGAGCTActgagtctgtgtgtgtgagattccGTCGCCCCCTGGTGGCTTCCCACAGAGAGGATAAGAGTCCTACTTCTGCTACCGGCTGAAGGAGATCTCCTTCAGCTCAAATGGCAGAGGCCTATATTTGTGGGGCTGACGGAGCTTCCAGAACCCCCAGATCATAGTCCTAGGGACCCTGTTGTGCCCAGATTCCTTATAACCCCTACAAGTGCCTACCCTCCTCAACTTATTCCCCGTTGACCTGTGCTGCCCGTGAGTTGGGACGCCCCCGGCAGTGGATGTGACTCACTCTGTGAACAGTCGCTGCCCGTCCACCCAGCGAAGCAGTCGCAGGAGCCGTTCACGTGGTGGCAGGTGGAGTGGTTGGAGCATCGGCAGGGCATCGCGCACTTCTTGCCGTAACGTCCGGACTGGCAGTCTGCGGCAAGGGAAGGAGAAATGGAAAGAATGTGGAGGGTGGGGGCGAGTCACGTACCAGCCCTAACCCGGCCCCATTGGATGGCTGCTCGTGTGAAACGAGTTTGCTGGGTCTCAGCCCAGATCCTGACGGGGACCAGGCAAAGCCACCGCCACAAATCGGTGCCGACCGACCCTGTTTGTGGGCAGCCTCAGCAGACAGTCCCAAACGGGGCCGTGGAGACAGAACTCCTTGttaccccctagaggggacaggtcACGGGGACACATGGGCTGCTGTGCTCCCATGTGGATTTCTCATTCCCtcaggggagcagggatgggattTGCTCTCTACACGTATCAATCTCCCTGAACCCTGGCCGGCTCCTGGGATGCCCGTAGCGTGGCCTCTGACCctgcctgctgcacccaaaccagccctaggggcaggggggcaggctcGAAAGGACGATGCCAGTCCCAGCTCGCGGGCTTTGTGCGATAGACTTTGCTCTGCTCCAGCACTGGACGGAGCCAGGCGCTCGCCCCGCCGGGACAGGCCAGCTCCCCCCAGGCTgagcaaggcaggagcaggaccccccctcaccccagcccgcTGGCTCCGAGTGTCATCCTCACTTGGCATGGCACTTACTGCGCTGGCAGGCGGGGCCGCGGTACCCGGGCGCGCAGCTGCAGCTCCCGTCCTCTGAGGAGCAGGCGGCTCCGTTCTTGCAGGCGCAGGGCTGGCTGCAGTTCCGCCCCCAGAAGCCGTCGTCACAGACCAGGTTGCAGCGGGGCCCTGGGGTGGCAAGAAAAGGAACAGGGTGTCCTCTTAGTGGGGACCCCTCTTCACCAGGCAGCTGGGGGGGGCAAACAGGTCCCAGCGCCAACCCAGTCCCCTGCATGGAGAAATAAAATCTCTCACATCCCAAGCTGTCAGGAATGCCAGTGTTACTGTCCACACtcgacagatggggaaactgagtcacgacACAGCTCCCTGCAGGCCCTACGGTCTCCCAGCCCAGCGCCAACCCAGAAACAGCCCTCTTTGAAGCTGCGCTCCCATCACTCAGACTCCAGTTAGCTCCTTATAACTCTGGCGCAGCCCCCAGCTCGAGTCTCGTCCACACACACGAGCCCCTCGCTCCAGTGAGGGGAGGTTCTTAACTCAAACTGGCTGGCCCGTCAGCAGGCACCGGCTGGCACAGCTCGAGTGCTGCTATTCCCCCAAAGCCTGCCGGAATTCCCGCTGGGCCACATGTCCCTGCCATCTGGCTGCGAAGGAAACCTCGCGAGCCTGAGCCAAGGGTAACCCGCAGGGACGACGGCTCGGAGAGGTGTGaaccgccctccttccccttcgCAAGCAGCTTGCTAAGACCGGAGCAGGAGCCAGTCTGGCTCTCTTTGGTGCCATGCGTGGGTGGCGTTTGGACAAGCGCCATCACTTTATTTTGACCTTGGCCCAGGGGGTACCCCGCCGAGTCCAGCCACTGAGGAGGAACGGAGCTCAGGCCGCCCAGAGACCTCACGCCCATATATCCTGGACCTCTGCACAATTCACAGTGAGCTGTGCCTCCTTCAAGGCCGGTGGGAGGAGCTTATGTTGTGGGTGGAGCCTGGAAGAGTACCGCCCCCTTCTGTCCCTGACCTAGTCATGCCCACAAGAGCTGTGCATTGAGCTGGCAGGGATGCCAAGGGACTTCCTGGCTGCCATCATGGACAGAGACAGagtcctcctgccccctccccagatccctgcctcccacccagcCTCCTCACCTGTCCATCCCGGCAGGCAGCGGCACTGTCCTGTGACGGGGGAGCAGCCGTCCGCGTGGCTGCAGTCACATTGACTGCTGCAGCCAGGCCCGTAGGCGCCGTTCTGTTAGCGAGAGGGGGATGCAGCCGGAGTCAGTGGCACTGGGATGGGATTGGGGTGGGTGATTGTAACCCAGAACCCTTCCCGGTCCCATCCTGCTGGTGCACGGTGCCTGCAAGCCTCCCCGGTCTGACCCCCACCCTGGCAGTGCATGCAATCTAACCTATTCCCGCTCTGCCCTGCCAGTGCCCATGGTCTAACCCACGCCTCCCCTGCTCCACAAACGCACATGGTCTAATCCATAACCCCCCTCCCCATTGCCATTaaatcacccagccccctgcccaggctgGGCCAGCAAGTGACTTTCCCAATCAATTCGTTAGCCCCTTGTTGTCATTATTTTGTCCAGTGGGACAATCACAGACAACCAAGATCCTGGGTAGCACGTGGGCACCAAGTGGGGAACGGGCACCGTTAGAGGCACCCGGCATCCCATCTTGCCGGCAGCCGGCTGGACCTTGCTCTGCAGGGGGTGCGTGGCAGGGGGGTGGCCGAGGGCTTGATGCAAAGACCACGGAAATGGGCACCAATGAATGTTGGCTCAGGTCCTTCAGTGACAGCTGGGATGGCCGTACAGGGCGCAGAGGCTCCCGGGCGCGGGAAGCGGCTGGTCCGAGGGGGGTAGGAACTTACCGCGCACGGCTCCTGGCACCTGCTGCCGTGCCAGCCGGCAGCACAGGCGCACGCCCCGCTGACAGGGCTGCAGGCGGCGCCGTTGGCGCACCAGCAGGTCTCGTTGCACCCGGGGCCCCAGGTgccggcggggcaggggctggaacaATCCCCTCCGTGCCAACCTGCAGAGGAGTGGACAGGTCGGCGGGGGATCGACGGGACGTTGGAATCGGAGGGCTTGGGAAATCCAGGCAGCTTAATGGGTGGAGAAGCAGGGCAGTACGGGGGCAATGCTGTGCCCAGTCAATAGCCCCTATGGGGGCTATACTGCCCCACTACTGTCCCATAGCCGGATGGGTCTGGGTATTAGAGGGGAGCGAAGCTTTCAGCGGGTCCCTGGAAGGAGCCTGATCTCAGACACTGCTCCAGCCTGAGGGTGCCTGGCCCCACTCACCTCTGGGTGCCCCAGCTCgcggctctggctgggggtccaGGGGGTGTGGACCACGCCCGCTGGGAGAGGTTGCCTGTGGAAGGAGTGGCATGGGACGTCCTGCCAGACCCTGAGCCTGGTGGAGGGTTCGTACCAGGagcggagctgggggagggggaacccggGCTGGTTCCAGCCggcccctgcccacactccagacCCAGGGAGCCAGGGCGGAGAGGGGTATCCACAAGGCCTTTCTGGAGTGAACTTGAAAGGGTTCCCACAGCCCTTGCAGGGAActgtctcccccatcccagccctgtctGGGGGCACAGCTAGAGCccgctgggggtgggaggaggggagccggGGCTGTGCCCTCCCTGTCCTGAGCGATCCCAAGGGCGCCGCCTGCACCCTACCTTCTTTGCAGATGCAGGTGCCATCGATGGGGGAGCAGGCGAAGGCGTTCTTGCAGGCGCACTGCATGGAGCAGTTCACGCCGTAGGTGTCGGCGGGACAGTGGCTGGAGCAATGCTCTCCCTGCAAATACAAGGAGAcaatgaaggggtggggggggctagAGTTGAGGGGGGGCAGTTACTCGCCATCTGCTGCCCTGGGGTGGGTCCGAACCTCCCACCCAGAGGCGAGTAGCCGTAATACTTTGTGTTGCTACAAAACCAACCACCTAAGCATCACAAAGTTatccctgctctaatcactagatcccactcccctcctcgagccgggaatagaacccaggagtcctgacacccaacccccacctgccctaacccactagaccccccgCTCCCCGagtcaggaataaaacccagcagGAGTCCCGACGCCCCatcctctgctctaaccattagacaacGCTCCCCCTCTCAATCCCCATAATTACCAAGACATTAACTGCCTTGTTTCCCGGTGTCCCCGCAGGCTGGGCCCCGGACTCACCGTGTACCCCGGGGCGCAGTGGCAGAGCCCCGTGGCCCCATCACACGTCCCTCCGTTCAGACAGAGGCAGGGCTCCTGGCAGCTGGCCCCGTAGTATCCGTGGGGGCAGGTCTCGTTGCAGTGCAGGCCCGCCCAGCCCGGTTTGCAGGTGCATTCTCCGCTCATGGGGTGGCAGCTGGGCCccggggagagggaagagaaacaCGTGCCCATCAGAGCCCCCCCGCGGAGCAGCTGGGGTGGGTTTGTGCCAATCCCGTGGGGCAGGCCCTTTCTCTGAGAGCAGCAggacagcaggggctgcggggcgtCGCGAGCCGGACACCCCATGTATGTGTCCACTCAGTGGCTCCTGAGTGGAGTCTGCATGTTCTGGATCTGGGCCgttcgcccccccctccccctccagagcctggatcCCAGGGGTGattcccctgcctgctgctgctgcaaacgGGAATCCTGCATTCCAGCCCTGGGGGGCACAGGACGGATGGTGCCATGTTATTCCCCTTATGCCCGcagggggcagcaaccccacaGGACTGGAAATAGGGACCATATTCCCCCTCCCATGTGCACTGTTAACCCCTAACGCACTGGCATGTTCCAGGCTCCCACATGCATGATCTGCTGGGGCGAGGGCCCGCTCGGGTGGCTGCCAGGGTCCCTCCCCGGCCCCTACCTGTGGCTGTTCTGGGGctggcagaggcagggcaggtggcAGGTCAAGCCGTAGAGGCCGTCCAGGCATTTGCGCTCCTCGCAGCGGGGCCCGTAGAAGCCGGCCTCGCACAGGCAGGCCCCGTTGATGTGGAAGCAGCGGCCCCCGTTGGCGCAGTCGCACGGCTGGCCGCAGTCCTGGCCGTACTTGCCGATGGGGCACTCCTCCCGGCACCTGTTCAGGAacgggcagaggggaggggagcgtCCCCTGTAGGCTGAGGCCGCCAAACTCGTTCCATGCAAGACTCTGGGAAATGCTGAGGACCCTCCCGCCAGCTGCTCAGCAGGGTGCTCCCGGCATGGGGCCTGCTGCACAAGGGTGCTATTCCCCTATCAGCCTCGGGGGGTCCCCTGGGAGGACACCCCTGCACAGCCTCTCAGGCAGCCGCTGGCCATCTTAGCCGCAGTCCCTGCAGGAACTTGTGGGGATCTCGATGGCACAGAATGGCCCAGAGAGCAGGGACGCAAATGGAGCTTGGGAAGGGGCCAGCGAACCTCCAGGGCTCCTCAGCAAGACAGGCAGGGCCAGCGGGGCTGCAACTGGTGTGAGAGCACGGCGGGGAAGCTGGCTGCAGGTGGGGAGCTCAGCTGCAGAGGTCATGGGGTGGTCAGGGACAGTTGTGTCTCATTGCTCAGCACAGGGGCCATGGTGGCTGCATCGGCGCACACTCCTCGTGCAGGCCAGCTGCACCAGGGTGAACCCTGACTTGCACGTGGGCAGCGTGTCTACATGAGGGGCTTGCACTGGTGCAAAAATCCCCAGGCCTAAGACTGCGAATGAAACcttcagtgcaagcccagagcagggctgggctggggttctACCAGCCAGGGCTGGCTGCTTATTTAGGCAACAACAACACGACTGTCCTAAAGCGCCACGCAGCGGAGGGGCTCAAAGCCTTTGCCAAAGGAtcatcattttaaaaatggggaaactgaggcatggaagtGCTTTGTCCAGGGTCACACATTAAGTCTATGGGAGAGtcctggctctgaccactagaccccactcctttcctgagcagggactagaacccaggagccctgactcctAGTCCCCCTTGCTCTAATAGACCACATCCCCTCCCGGGACCAGGAAAAGAACCAGGATCCTGGATTCCCACTCCCCTAATCCAAGCCCGAGACCACACGATTTCTTTCCCTTAAAATGCCAACAAAACCCCTTCCTAACGATCCAAGTAGTGCTTGTCACTCCTGTTTGATTCTGGGTTTATTTTTTCCTCTCCATTGTTTGCGACACCCTCTCAGAAGCTGGAAAAAGCCCTCACTTCCTTCTCCCGCTGGCTGCGTCCCTTCCATGTGGAAAATTccgactgatttccctcctcgcCCTGGCCCAGCTGCTATTTACTTCCCCGCAGCACAGCTGGGGAGATCATCCCTCACTCCAGCTTTAACTGGCGCtccccaggctggcagggcactgcctgtGCTGTAAGCCAGCCAAAAATCGGCACAGCCAGGCAGTCAACGCATTGCCTGGAGTATTATATGCATGCATTACGGTAACAATGGCTTTTCATACGGTGCATTACGGTGCCATTATGTGCATTACGGTAGCAGTAAGCACTGTATATACACGTAGCAAGAAACAGTCCCTGTCCCGAACAGCTTCCATCTCAATAGAcaggacaaagggtgggaggggaaactgaggcacagagtggagTGAGGACATGCCAAAGTcacatggcagagctggggatagaagccAGAAGCCTCATTCTCAGTAAGGCCCTTTACACCGCTCTGGCAGGACAAAACGGCCTCAAAGCAGAGGACATTTCAGTGATGCCTTTTAACTGCGAAGGAGGGTCCAGGTCTCCTACGTCCCAGTCCAGCGCGCGATCCCTCAGTCCACACTGCGAAGTGCTGGGATTGCAGGCACGCCAG
Proteins encoded in this window:
- the PEAR1 gene encoding platelet endothelial aggregation receptor 1 — protein: MKLHVVLLLGLQVHLATSLNPSDPNVCSYWESFTTATKESYAHPYAQASKDSCDGTWSFLKPCTQHKIVYKTAYRQAVKIDYRKRYRCCQGYYESADVCVPRCTKECVHGRCVAPDQCQCEQGWRGTDCSSVCDGQSWGPRCENPCQCGDGGACDPLTGACVCSPGYKDPMCKVPCDPGTYGEGCQLDCSCKNAVKCHGETGACLCQPGFTGTYCELLCLNSSDGLHCPAYCPCQNGGICHPPNTTRCVCPPGWMGTICSIPCPQGRYGSGCLGECQCHNNGLCDPVTGRCQCALGYTGERCREECPIGKYGQDCGQPCDCANGGRCFHINGACLCEAGFYGPRCEERKCLDGLYGLTCHLPCLCQPQNSHSCHPMSGECTCKPGWAGLHCNETCPHGYYGASCQEPCLCLNGGTCDGATGLCHCAPGYTGEHCSSHCPADTYGVNCSMQCACKNAFACSPIDGTCICKEGWHGGDCSSPCPAGTWGPGCNETCWCANGAACSPVSGACACAAGWHGSRCQEPCANGAYGPGCSSQCDCSHADGCSPVTGQCRCLPGWTGPRCNLVCDDGFWGRNCSQPCACKNGAACSSEDGSCSCAPGYRGPACQRNCQSGRYGKKCAMPCRCSNHSTCHHVNGSCDCFAGWTGSDCSQTCPPGTWGKACGYTCQCPNGGRCSTVDGTCSCPAGLTGRHCSEGCPPGSYGENCAQACQCQNMAQCDPVTGRCLCSSGYTGAHCETKCSPGTFGPRCLQVCECLHNSTCHHVTGSCQCEPGRSGAQCEKWSPDHPFTMVPAVPVGYSSLGAIIGIIILVILLVALLVFFLCYRHWQKGKENRHLAVAYTTGRTDSSEYAVPDVPPSYTHYYSNPSYHTLSRCTPTSPAPSSQDRASSLKVPCNQHFSNIKNMAYGPDCNASLPADWKHHRAPALKPRERGGGPMDRSYSYSNSLGKYYSNDYIKEEALRASNSSLNSENPYATIKDLPELMAKPSEGSYMEMKSPVKREMSYAEIGLFEEPAAGSRAEESCPPGAEGVSPAAPSVPPNHYDSPKNSHIPSHYDMPPVRHYPPSPPLRRQDR